A segment of the uncultured Desulfobulbus sp. genome:
GAAAAACCGCTCGAGGTTCTGCGTACCATCCATTCCTTTGACCCCTGTATGGCCTGTGCTGTGCACATGCTGAACCCCAAAGGTCAGAAACTGTCCTCTGTGAAGGTTCTGTAATCATATTGGTCCAGGCTCTCCTCGTCCCTGTTCGCAGGGAGCGAGGAGAGCCTTCCTACTTAGGAGGTAACAGTTATGGAAGAGCAAAAAAAATCGATTGGCATCATGGGGCTGGGGAACCTGCTTTTAGGCGATGAAGGCTTTGGTATTCACTGCATTCAGTATCTGGAAGAGCATTACCAGCTGCCCCAAAATGTCGAGGTGATCGATGGCGGAACCGGTGGGATTCTGCTGGCTCCTTTCATTGAGGAGCATGATGAACTCTGGGTAATCGATGTGGTCGATCTGGAGGATGAGCCTGGCTCGGTGCACTATTTTACCGATGTTGATGTGCGGTCCGGTGATATTCAGACCCGCATGTCGCCTCACCAGATTGGGATGCTCGACATTCTCGATATCTGCCGTATTCGTGGCAAAGTCCCCCAGCGGGTCCATTTTATCGCTGTGGTTCCCCAGAGCCTGGATGCGGGTATGGAATTAACCCCGCTTCTTCAGGGGCGTATTCAAGATGTGTTGCAGATTCTGGCCGATAAATTAGGTGAGGAAGTTCCCTTTACTCCTATGCCGTATGCACAGGCCGCATGAGTTCCTCGTCATATTTTTTACCCGCTAGAAGACTCCCTGCTTTTTGGGTAACATTTCTCCTTGTGCCTATTCCTTGTGACGAGGAAAAATCCCCCGCTGGTTGCCGCCAGCGGGGGATTTTTTTGACTGAAAAGTATGCCTGAGGGCAAAGTTTTATGACTGCTGGCGTTTTCTGTTGAAACCTGCAATTCCCGCAATGCCCAGGCCGAAGAGTGCCATGGTTGCCGGCTCGGGAACAGCTGGGGGTGGCTCTGGTTCTGTTGAACAGGTGTTCGTAAACGAAAAACTCAGGTCGTTATAGGCAAACGGGCCATTGTACAGATCTTCAAAGCTGACCAAGGTCGTGTCCGTTTTCCAGTCCTCCTCAACCCGGGCATGTACATTGCTGTCGGGATTACTCGTTGCTGCCCCTGTGTAGAAATCATATCCTGTGTTATTGACATGAATATAGAAGATCAGTTCGGTGCCAATGGCAAATGATCCCAGGTTGACTGTGCTGCCCACTGCACTGGAGTGGTTGTTGAAGATAAAGAAGTCAGATCCTCCGTCAACAACAAGATAGAGATCATTGCTGTACGAAGCGGAGTTTCCCTCGTACGTCGCGATAATATCCTCTGTTCCTGACACGAAAATTGATAACCCCTCTGTGCCTGCTGCTGCAATGGGGAAGGCATGGGCTATATGAAAAGATTGGATGAAGAACAAAGCAAGCAAAGCATACATACAATTTTTTACGTTCATGTTTCCTCCTTTTTGATTATCGTTTATCAATTAAAGGTATTTCTATGCAATTTTTACGCCTTGACCTGTTGGTCCGCTGAAGCCTTGGTAACGCTAGCTTTTCCATTTGTTCATGCAGTGTAATTCAGGAGGAACTGTTGTTTTTAGAGGAAAAATAATCTGATAATCCGGAAATATGATTGTGGTGAATTTTGCGTTGGAGTCGATGCTATGAACATCTTTGCAATCCAGAAAACAAATCAGGGGACAGAGTTTGAATCCTTTCTGGATCAGGTGTCAGAGAAACTTGCGAGTGCAATCTGTAAAAAGATGGTGGGCTTTGCCGAGCTGGGTGCGGTCTATTCCAGTAACAGTCTTAAAATTCTCAATCCCCGTATCTGGGGCTATAAGGGGACCATCTACAAGCTACGGGTGGACTGCGGCAAGGAGTCGGCTCGAGTGCTCTTTGCCAAAAACGAAGACAATGATCTGGTCCTGCTCCACGGGTTTCTCAAACGAACCCGGAAGACTCCGCGTAAGGATGCCATGATCGCCATGCAGAATTTGGAGCGATTACGTCAACAAGTCGCACTGGCTCCATTGCCCATCGCACAATATACCTGACTCTGCTTGCTCTTGAATTCGTGCGTCATTACGCACCCTGCCGTCCATTATAGACCTCAGGATTCGTCGCTGCAAAAGCGCGAAAACCGTCTAAGGCTTCTTCCCGCAGTACCCCTTCTTCAAAGCTGATCCCTCGATTGGCAAGTTCCTGCCGCCAGTTGTCCGGAAGCGGTCCCTCGTCAAAGCCGGTGATGTCCATCATTTCCTGATCCGAACCAGCAATCACCAGAGAACGAATCCCTGACCAGAGAACCGCACCAAAGCACATGGCGCAGGGACTCCAGTTGACCACCAGCTGATGGGCCGGTATTCCCGGGCCACCGAGATCGTAGGTCCCAAGTATCTGCTGGGCGATGGTGAGGGCTGTTATCTCGGCATGGGCAGACGAGCAGTTGAGTGGCACGACCCGGTTGACGCCGATCACGATCAGTTTGCCCGTGTCGCGCTCAAAAACGCCTGCGGCAAAGGGGCCTCCGCTTTGGTGCTCGGTGTTGAGGCGGGCAAAGTTGAGTACAGCCCGCATGCGATCCTCAACAGTCTGTATATGCGAGGGGAGCTGCGCCAGTTCCTGCGTGGCCCATGCAGGTAGATCCAGAGTGAAGTGGGGGAGGGGAGTAGGCATGATTTTTTCTCTGATGAAGAAATAAAATGGGGATGAAACAAGGAGTATCGTGAATCCGTCAACTATTAGACCCGCAATTCTTGGGCTGATGCAAGATTTTTACTGCTCATTGGTTACAAAATAACTATTGTTGGCCGAGCCAGTATGGGGCGACCCCGCGCGGGCAGTCCTGCATATGTAAGCAGGGGGACATTTTAAAGAGAATTTTGAATAACTGTTTTTTCTTCCAATCTCGCGGTGTCTGACGCTTACCTCGTTATGCTCAAAAAATTTATCCTCGGAATATAAGCTATATGCCTGCGGTAAATTTTTTCGCCTGCCTTGACCTTGATCGGAAAATCTAATTATTCAAGACACCCTAAAGAATCGTTGCCCCATGATCGCTTCCACTCTTTTTGTTCTCTTTCTCGGAGCTCATATCCCATGTTGAGACAGATTGTATCGTTTTTGGGGATTGCACTCGTTTTCTGTGTGCTGCTCCCTTTTACACCTGCCGCTGTGGCGAAAATGGAGGGGGATGCTTCCCTGGGATTGCGTCTCGATCAGGTGTTGACCCAGGCTGTCACCTCCCAGCGTATAGTCGGGGCGGTGGTCATTGTTTTGCAAGACGGAAAAACAATGTATCATAAGGGCTTTGGCTATGCTGACCGTGAAGGCGGCATCGTGATGCAAACGGATCATATATTTCGTTTTGCCTCTCTTTCCAAGCCCATCGTCACCGTTGCCCTGCTTCGTTTGGCTGAGGCGGGCAAACTCAACCTGAATGATCCTGTAACCAAGTTTATTCCGGACTTCAAACCCAGACTGAGTGATGGGACAAGCCCAAACATTACCCTTCACCAGCTGCTGACCCATACAGCCGGTCTTTCTTCGGACTTCTCGCTGCAAAGTGTTAACACCACGACGGAAAGTTTATCCAACCAGGTTTCCGAGGCGGAAGAAGAACTCAACCGCATTCGTGCTGCCGGTCTGGCCTATTTTCCAGGAAAAGGCTGGGGCTATTCCCTGGCAATTGATGTGCTTGGGGTTGTTCTGGAGCGGGCGACGGGGATGTCACTGGAGGAGGTCGTACGGGAGTGGGGAACCAAGCCCGCCGGCATGGAAGATACCGGGTTTTTTCCCAAGGATCTCAGCCGCCTCACTGTCCCTTATGCGGATGGCACTCCGCCGGTGCGTATGAAAGATCCCCATCTTGTTCCGTTTGGTGAAAATAACGGTATTGTCTTTTCACCGGGGAGGATCCTTAACCGTACCATGTCACCCATCGCCGGTAGCGGCATGAGCGGGACTGCCGCCGATATGGCACACCTGCTTGAAGTGATTCGGACAGGAGGAGGGAATCTCTTACCCCCCTCGGTGGCACAGTCGCTCATGACTAACCATACGGGGCGCTTCTATGTCCTTGCCGGTCCTGGCTGGGGATTTGGTTACGGCGGTGCCGTCCTGCTCGATCCTGAACGCGCCAAGACCCCGCAGTCGGTTGGTACCTGGAGTTGGGGGGGAGTTTGGGGGCACTCCTGGTTTGTTGATCCTCAGTTGAAATTGGTGGTGGTAGCCCTGACCAATACCGCCCTCGAAGGGGTCTCCGGTCGTTTCCCTCTGGAGATTCGGGATGCGGTCTATGGGCGATCGCAGACGCAGGAACACTCTGTGAAGCAAGAACTATGATGTCAGCAAGCCAAAGGTCGGAGTGAGTTAATGTTGGGGACGTTCGTCAATGGCTTGGCCATTATTCTGGGGAGCCTCTTGGGGCTCCTTTGCAGTAAAGGCATTGCCGAGCAGTACAAAGAGACCATTATTCAGGGCGTGGGGCTCTGCGTTATTCTCATTGGCTGGAAAAACGGGCTCCTGGCCGAAAACCTACTGGGAGTGATTCTCTCCATGGTGATCGGGGGCCTGCTGGGGGAGTGGCTGCAGATTGAAGGGCGTCTCGAGGCCATGGGCCAGTGGCTTGAAAACAAGGTGGGCGCGAAAACCGGCAATACCCGGTCGCTTGCCCGTGGTTTTGTCACTGCCAGCCTGGTTTACTGCGTGGGGTCCATGGCCATTGTCGGCTCGTTGGAAAGTGGCCTGACCGGCCAGCACCAGACACTGTTTGCCAAGTCGATTCTTGATGGCGTTATTTCGGTGGTTTTTGCCTCGGCCATGGGCATTGGGGTGCTTTTTTCCAGCATTTCCGTGGTGCTCTATCAGGGGAGCTTGACCCTTGCAGCCGTTTTACTCAAACCCTTTCTTGCACCGGAAGCTGTCACTCAGATGAGCTCCGTTGGGGGGCTGCTGATCGTGGCCATTGGTTTGAATATGCTGGGTATTGTCAAAATCCGGGTGGGCAATCTT
Coding sequences within it:
- a CDS encoding type II toxin-antitoxin system RelE/ParE family toxin: MNIFAIQKTNQGTEFESFLDQVSEKLASAICKKMVGFAELGAVYSSNSLKILNPRIWGYKGTIYKLRVDCGKESARVLFAKNEDNDLVLLHGFLKRTRKTPRKDAMIAMQNLERLRQQVALAPLPIAQYT
- a CDS encoding HyaD/HybD family hydrogenase maturation endopeptidase, encoding MEEQKKSIGIMGLGNLLLGDEGFGIHCIQYLEEHYQLPQNVEVIDGGTGGILLAPFIEEHDELWVIDVVDLEDEPGSVHYFTDVDVRSGDIQTRMSPHQIGMLDILDICRIRGKVPQRVHFIAVVPQSLDAGMELTPLLQGRIQDVLQILADKLGEEVPFTPMPYAQAA
- a CDS encoding PEP-CTERM sorting domain-containing protein, which translates into the protein MNVKNCMYALLALFFIQSFHIAHAFPIAAAGTEGLSIFVSGTEDIIATYEGNSASYSNDLYLVVDGGSDFFIFNNHSSAVGSTVNLGSFAIGTELIFYIHVNNTGYDFYTGAATSNPDSNVHARVEEDWKTDTTLVSFEDLYNGPFAYNDLSFSFTNTCSTEPEPPPAVPEPATMALFGLGIAGIAGFNRKRQQS
- a CDS encoding DUF554 domain-containing protein gives rise to the protein MLGTFVNGLAIILGSLLGLLCSKGIAEQYKETIIQGVGLCVILIGWKNGLLAENLLGVILSMVIGGLLGEWLQIEGRLEAMGQWLENKVGAKTGNTRSLARGFVTASLVYCVGSMAIVGSLESGLTGQHQTLFAKSILDGVISVVFASAMGIGVLFSSISVVLYQGSLTLAAVLLKPFLAPEAVTQMSSVGGLLIVAIGLNMLGIVKIRVGNLLPAIFLPLVYHIVLQLMG
- a CDS encoding serine hydrolase domain-containing protein, whose amino-acid sequence is MLRQIVSFLGIALVFCVLLPFTPAAVAKMEGDASLGLRLDQVLTQAVTSQRIVGAVVIVLQDGKTMYHKGFGYADREGGIVMQTDHIFRFASLSKPIVTVALLRLAEAGKLNLNDPVTKFIPDFKPRLSDGTSPNITLHQLLTHTAGLSSDFSLQSVNTTTESLSNQVSEAEEELNRIRAAGLAYFPGKGWGYSLAIDVLGVVLERATGMSLEEVVREWGTKPAGMEDTGFFPKDLSRLTVPYADGTPPVRMKDPHLVPFGENNGIVFSPGRILNRTMSPIAGSGMSGTAADMAHLLEVIRTGGGNLLPPSVAQSLMTNHTGRFYVLAGPGWGFGYGGAVLLDPERAKTPQSVGTWSWGGVWGHSWFVDPQLKLVVVALTNTALEGVSGRFPLEIRDAVYGRSQTQEHSVKQEL
- a CDS encoding nucleoside deaminase, producing MPTPLPHFTLDLPAWATQELAQLPSHIQTVEDRMRAVLNFARLNTEHQSGGPFAAGVFERDTGKLIVIGVNRVVPLNCSSAHAEITALTIAQQILGTYDLGGPGIPAHQLVVNWSPCAMCFGAVLWSGIRSLVIAGSDQEMMDITGFDEGPLPDNWRQELANRGISFEEGVLREEALDGFRAFAATNPEVYNGRQGA